In Hyphomicrobiales bacterium, the DNA window GCGGGCGCGCGCGCCCGGCGGCTCGTTCATCTGCCCGTAGACCAGCGCGCATTTCGAGCCCTCGGCCGAGCCGCCATGCTTCTTCGGGTCCATGTTGACGCCGGATTCGATCATCTCGTGATAGAGATCGTTGCCCTCGCGCGTGCGCTCACCGACGCCGGCGAACACCGAGTAGCCGCCATGCGCCTTGGCGATGTTGTTGATCAGCTCCATGATGATGACGGTCTTGCCGACGCCGGCGCCGCCGAACAGGCCGATCTTGCCGCCCTTGGCGTAAGGCGCCAACAGGTCGACGACCTTGATGCCGGTGGCCAGGATCTCAGCCTCCGTCGACTGTTCGACATAGGCCGGCGCGTCCTGATGGATGCCGCGCTTTTCCTTGGTCTTGATCGGGCCGGCCTCGTCGACCGGCTCGCCGACCACGTTCATGATGCGGCCCAGCGTCTCGTCGCCGACCGGAACCGAGATCGCATCGCCGGTGTCGGCGACCTCCTGGCCGCGCACCAGGCCCTCGGTGGAATCCATCGCCACCGTGCGCACGGTGTTCTCGCCGAGATGCTGGGCGACCTCGAGCACCAGCCGCCGGCCGTGATTGTCGGTCGTGAGCGCGTTGAGGATCGCCGGCAGCTCCTCGTCGAACTGAACGTCGACGACGGCGCCCATCACCTGGGTGACGCGGCCGGCGGCCTGGTTCTTCTTTGCCTTCGATGCGGCGGGTTTGCGTGCCATGTCCTGTTACCCTTCGGTCAAAACTTTGCGGCGGCCTAAAGCGCCTCGGCGCCGGATATGATTTCGATCAGCTCCTTGGTGATCTGAGCCTGGCGCTGGCGGTTGTAGCTCAGCGTCAGCTTGTCGATCATCTCGCCGGCATTGCGGGTGGCGTTGTCCATCGCGCTCATCCGCGCGCCCTGCTCGGAGGCCGCGTTCTCCAGGAGCGCGCGGTAGATCTGCACGGCGATGTTGCGCGGCAGGAGATCGGCGAGAATCCGATGCTCCTCCGGCTCGTATTCATAGGCCGCGGCGGCCGGCGGCGCGTCGGTTTCCGGAACGCTCGCCGGGATCACTCTTTGCGCCGTCGGAACTTGGGCGATCACCGATTTGAAGCGCGAGAAGAACAAGGTAGCGATGTCGAGCTCGCCTTCCTCGAACAGCGCCAGCACCTTGCCGGCGACGGCGCGGGCGTTGGCGAAGCCGATCTGGCGGACTTCGCGCAGGCTGATCGTCTCGACGATGCTGCCGCCGAACTGGCGCTTGAGCTGGTCGAAGCCCTTCCTGCCGACGCACAAGATCTTGACCGTCTTGCCGTCGGCGATCAGCCGGTTGGCGTGCTCGCGGCAAAGCCGCACGATCGACGAGTTGAAGGCGCCGCACAGGCCGCGCTCGGCGGTGCAGACGATCAGCAGATGGTGCCGGTCGCTGCCGGTGCCGACCATCAGCCTCGGCGCGTCGTCCGGGTGCTTGAGGGCTGCTGTGAGGTTGACCAGCACCGTCTCCATCCGCTCCGCATAGGGCCGGGCGGCCTCCGCCCGGCTCTGGGCGCGGCGCAGCTTCGCCGCGGCCACCATCTGCATGGCCTTGGTGATCTTCTGCGTCGCCTTGACCGAGGCGATGCGGTTGCGCAGGTCCTTGAGGCTCGGCATGGGGCGCTTACGTCCGTTCTATCCGGCGATCAGGCAAACGCCTTGGCGAAGGCGTCGACGGCGTCCTTGAGCTTCTCGCCGGTCGCCTCGGAAATCTCGCCTTCGCCGCGGATCGTATCGAGGATGTCCTGGTGCTTGTCGCGCATGTGGCGCAACAGCCCGTCCTCGAACCGGCCCGCGTCCGAGACCGGCAGCGGGTCGAGATAGCCGTTGACGCCGGCATAGATGACGACCACCTGCTCCTCGACCTTGAGCGGCGAGAATTGCGCCTGCTTGAGAAGCTCTGTCAGCCGGGCGCCGCGGTTGAGCAGGCGCTG includes these proteins:
- a CDS encoding F0F1 ATP synthase subunit beta, giving the protein MARKPAASKAKKNQAAGRVTQVMGAVVDVQFDEELPAILNALTTDNHGRRLVLEVAQHLGENTVRTVAMDSTEGLVRGQEVADTGDAISVPVGDETLGRIMNVVGEPVDEAGPIKTKEKRGIHQDAPAYVEQSTEAEILATGIKVVDLLAPYAKGGKIGLFGGAGVGKTVIIMELINNIAKAHGGYSVFAGVGERTREGNDLYHEMIESGVNMDPKKHGGSAEGSKCALVYGQMNEPPGARAR
- a CDS encoding F0F1 ATP synthase subunit gamma, whose product is MPSLKDLRNRIASVKATQKITKAMQMVAAAKLRRAQSRAEAARPYAERMETVLVNLTAALKHPDDAPRLMVGTGSDRHHLLIVCTAERGLCGAFNSSIVRLCREHANRLIADGKTVKILCVGRKGFDQLKRQFGGSIVETISLREVRQIGFANARAVAGKVLALFEEGELDIATLFFSRFKSVIAQVPTAQRVIPASVPETDAPPAAAAYEYEPEEHRILADLLPRNIAVQIYRALLENAASEQGARMSAMDNATRNAGEMIDKLTLSYNRQRQAQITKELIEIISGAEAL